One stretch of Siphonobacter curvatus DNA includes these proteins:
- a CDS encoding PadR family transcriptional regulator: MNLENAQVQMRKGILEYCILHIISRGEVYASTMLEELTAAKIMVVEGTLYPLLTRLKNSGLLDYKWVESSSGPPRKYYILTESGRQFLSQLQTTWEELQFSVNEIVAKESKGE; encoded by the coding sequence ATGAACCTGGAAAATGCTCAAGTGCAAATGCGGAAGGGAATCCTGGAATACTGCATTCTGCACATCATCTCGCGGGGAGAGGTTTATGCCTCTACTATGCTCGAGGAGCTGACTGCGGCCAAAATTATGGTCGTAGAAGGTACTCTCTACCCGCTTCTTACCCGCCTAAAAAACTCGGGTTTGCTGGATTATAAATGGGTAGAGTCTTCTTCCGGGCCCCCACGAAAATATTATATCCTGACTGAAAGCGGCCGCCAGTTCCTGTCTCAGCTACAGACTACCTGGGAAGAACTTCAGTTTTCAGTAAATGAAATTGTGGCGAAAGAATCGAAGGGCGAATAA
- a CDS encoding PspC domain-containing protein produces MKKTISITIAGVVFYIEEDGYDRLQGYLESIKRYFSSYEGSAEIIEDIEARIAEKFYEKVKKDEKRAITSEDVEELIQAMGTVADFEALEEDEDFGTPKASSQSTYTTAGPTQTTVPPVQKRLYRDTKRKVLGGVCAGIAHYLNVDPLWVRLAALVLFIGTPVFGGMSGLGDVFGPLSGIVFIIYIACWVSFPGNANLEEDEKLRKLYRDPEKKALGGVAAGVAAYTGWDLGIIRFVWVLSILLFGSGLILYFVLWIITPQAKTLTDRMKMQGEPITLTNIETNIKKTLNVENQPVESTATKILLFPFRAIAAIFEGLGPFFNFLFVLIRIAAGAMLIVISLAFILGLVVTLGVALGLSGLDHSRMGMDIPVGLLSDASPWMFVFSFLGLIAPAIALGIAGLSLLGRQNYFRPVVWQTLLGVFLIGTIGSSIMIPQYVANFARRGTVEKTTFLPTAQTPVFDLNDDDYDEHRNGSLTMEAYEGTEIKLIEEFSSRGQSRKEAERFASQITHKVSQRDSIIAFDQYFDLPEGTPFRAQELRMKLYIPYEKTFSMTESFARYVTNVFPRQLFDNNQFEGSLWQYTRDGELICLNRNVPQEEEDSYNQDENDHSYQSEIGRGTPQEYNLDGFSKLDISGGYAVEVKRGSSYKVTVYAENERQLDDINVRVSGNTLVIDRKNRLGFGFRNRRQSIRIEMPELENVEFTGAVSAIVKGFDNVGIIELTGASKATFSGLNAEKMEVTVHGAAGLTLLGSAQILKADVSGASQLEAFSLKANEVEVDASGASKAHVMANTILNATASGASRIQYKGNAKVEENHSGGSSIDREE; encoded by the coding sequence ATGAAAAAGACCATATCCATCACCATTGCGGGAGTTGTTTTCTACATCGAAGAAGACGGCTACGACCGCCTGCAAGGCTATCTGGAGTCCATTAAACGCTATTTTTCTTCGTACGAAGGCAGTGCCGAAATCATCGAGGACATCGAAGCCCGTATCGCCGAAAAATTCTACGAAAAGGTCAAAAAAGATGAAAAACGGGCCATCACCTCCGAGGATGTCGAGGAGTTGATTCAGGCCATGGGTACGGTAGCCGATTTTGAAGCCTTGGAAGAGGATGAAGATTTCGGTACGCCCAAAGCCTCGTCGCAGTCCACGTACACGACGGCAGGACCGACTCAGACGACGGTTCCCCCCGTTCAGAAACGTCTGTACCGTGATACCAAACGTAAAGTCTTGGGCGGCGTCTGTGCCGGGATTGCACACTACCTCAACGTCGATCCACTTTGGGTGCGGCTGGCGGCTCTGGTGCTGTTCATTGGTACGCCCGTCTTTGGTGGCATGTCCGGCTTGGGCGATGTTTTTGGCCCCCTCAGTGGTATTGTCTTTATTATCTACATAGCCTGCTGGGTATCGTTCCCCGGTAATGCTAACCTGGAAGAAGATGAAAAATTACGGAAACTCTACCGTGATCCCGAAAAAAAGGCCTTAGGTGGGGTTGCTGCTGGGGTTGCTGCCTACACGGGTTGGGATCTGGGAATCATTCGCTTTGTCTGGGTACTGAGTATTCTGCTGTTTGGCTCAGGACTTATTCTCTACTTCGTTCTTTGGATCATTACGCCACAGGCCAAGACCCTCACAGATCGCATGAAAATGCAGGGGGAGCCCATTACGCTTACCAATATTGAAACCAATATCAAGAAGACACTGAACGTAGAAAATCAACCCGTAGAAAGTACGGCTACGAAGATTCTACTATTCCCTTTTCGGGCTATTGCGGCCATTTTCGAGGGCTTAGGACCGTTTTTTAACTTCCTGTTCGTACTCATTCGCATTGCTGCTGGTGCGATGTTGATTGTGATCAGTTTGGCCTTTATTCTGGGACTGGTGGTAACGTTAGGCGTTGCTCTAGGTCTTTCCGGCCTCGACCACTCCCGTATGGGTATGGATATTCCCGTGGGTTTGCTGAGTGATGCTTCACCGTGGATGTTTGTATTCAGCTTCTTGGGATTAATCGCTCCGGCTATTGCGTTGGGCATCGCGGGCTTGTCCTTACTCGGTCGTCAGAATTACTTCCGGCCCGTGGTTTGGCAAACGCTGCTGGGTGTCTTTTTAATCGGTACGATTGGGTCTTCAATAATGATTCCGCAGTATGTAGCTAATTTCGCCCGACGCGGTACGGTTGAAAAAACGACGTTTTTACCCACGGCTCAAACGCCCGTCTTCGACTTGAACGATGACGATTATGACGAGCACCGCAACGGTAGCCTAACCATGGAAGCCTACGAAGGCACGGAAATTAAATTGATCGAAGAGTTCTCCAGCCGTGGTCAGAGCCGGAAAGAGGCCGAACGTTTTGCGTCGCAAATCACGCACAAAGTCAGTCAGCGGGATTCGATCATTGCCTTTGACCAATATTTTGATCTACCCGAAGGCACGCCGTTCCGGGCTCAGGAACTCCGGATGAAGTTGTACATTCCGTACGAAAAAACCTTTAGTATGACGGAGAGTTTCGCCCGTTACGTAACCAATGTTTTCCCTCGGCAGCTTTTCGATAACAATCAGTTTGAAGGTTCTCTCTGGCAATACACGCGGGATGGTGAACTGATTTGCCTGAACCGTAATGTTCCGCAGGAAGAAGAAGATTCCTACAACCAGGATGAGAATGATCATTCGTACCAGAGTGAAATCGGACGGGGTACGCCTCAGGAATATAACCTAGATGGCTTCTCTAAACTGGATATTTCCGGTGGATACGCCGTCGAAGTGAAACGCGGAAGCAGCTACAAAGTGACGGTATACGCCGAAAACGAACGCCAGCTGGATGACATAAACGTACGGGTTTCGGGAAATACGCTAGTGATTGATCGTAAAAACCGCCTTGGATTCGGTTTCCGTAATCGACGTCAAAGCATTCGGATTGAAATGCCGGAACTGGAAAACGTAGAATTCACCGGAGCCGTGTCAGCCATCGTGAAGGGTTTTGATAACGTCGGTATTATTGAACTGACCGGAGCTTCTAAAGCTACGTTCTCAGGACTTAACGCCGAGAAAATGGAAGTAACGGTACACGGAGCAGCCGGACTTACCTTACTGGGTTCAGCTCAGATACTCAAGGCGGATGTTTCCGGAGCCTCACAACTGGAAGCTTTCTCACTCAAAGCCAATGAAGTGGAAGTAGATGCTTCCGGAGCTTCCAAAGCTCATGTGATGGCTAATACCATACTAAATGCCACGGCTTCCGGAGCCAGCCGAATTCAGTACAAAGGCAACGCGAAAGTGGAAGAAAATCACTCAGGAGGCAGTTCAATAGACCGCGAAGAGTAA
- a CDS encoding NAD(P)H-hydrate dehydratase, translating to MKLFTVEQIRQWDAYTITNEPITSVDLMERAAGAFTEWLLRTGLAETHREIFILCGMGNNGGDGLAIARLLYQAGYRPHVYVIRHSERSSDDFVINLQRYETLAKVQWLEDPQTLPLNETGVIIDALLGSGLTRSASGLLAQTIKQINASKAEVISVDVASGLFADQANDPDDVIVQPTHTVSFQIPKLAFLQPKNAPYVGKWHLVDIGLSQAYVDLTPSPYFYTDTRAIPVLPDRESFSNKGTFGHALLMAGSYGKIGAAVLASRSCLRGGVGLLTVQVPRCGYTIIQTSVPEAMCLTDEHETELTQPNDLSKYSAVGIGPGMGQAKASQQLLRQFIAQAQDIPCVIDADALNILSQERDLLEQLPAKTILTPHPKEFERLLGKPWKDDYEKLRLLQEFSTRYRIVVVLKGKHTVVASPDGEFHFNSTGNAGMATGGTGDVLTGVLTALLAQKLEPKEAAILGVYRHGEAGDRAAARRGMVALTAGDVVDGLRW from the coding sequence ATGAAACTTTTCACCGTAGAACAAATACGCCAATGGGACGCGTATACGATCACAAACGAACCCATCACTTCGGTAGATTTAATGGAACGGGCTGCGGGAGCATTTACCGAGTGGCTGCTGCGTACGGGACTGGCCGAGACGCACCGTGAAATTTTTATCCTCTGCGGTATGGGTAATAATGGCGGGGATGGACTGGCGATTGCCCGGCTCCTGTATCAGGCGGGGTATCGGCCTCACGTGTACGTGATTCGCCATTCCGAACGCAGTTCAGACGACTTCGTGATCAACCTGCAACGTTACGAAACCCTCGCTAAGGTACAGTGGTTAGAGGATCCGCAGACCCTGCCTTTGAATGAGACGGGTGTAATTATTGATGCTCTGTTAGGTTCCGGCCTTACCCGGTCCGCTTCGGGTTTGCTGGCTCAGACGATTAAGCAAATAAATGCAAGTAAGGCAGAGGTAATTTCCGTGGATGTTGCTTCGGGTCTCTTTGCCGATCAGGCGAATGACCCGGATGATGTCATTGTACAACCCACGCATACGGTAAGTTTCCAAATACCCAAATTAGCCTTTCTTCAACCTAAGAATGCTCCATACGTTGGGAAATGGCATCTAGTAGACATAGGGCTAAGTCAGGCCTACGTCGATCTAACGCCCAGTCCGTATTTTTATACCGATACTCGGGCCATTCCTGTACTACCGGATCGTGAGTCATTCTCCAATAAAGGAACGTTCGGACACGCTTTGTTGATGGCTGGTAGCTACGGCAAAATCGGTGCCGCCGTACTGGCTTCACGGTCCTGTTTGCGGGGTGGCGTGGGATTACTGACGGTGCAAGTACCCCGTTGTGGTTACACGATTATCCAGACTTCCGTGCCGGAAGCAATGTGTCTGACGGACGAGCACGAAACGGAATTAACGCAACCCAACGATTTAAGCAAGTATTCAGCCGTGGGCATTGGCCCCGGTATGGGTCAGGCGAAAGCAAGTCAGCAATTACTTCGCCAATTCATTGCCCAGGCTCAGGACATTCCCTGTGTAATCGACGCGGATGCTCTCAATATTTTATCGCAGGAGCGGGATTTGTTAGAACAGCTACCAGCGAAGACAATCCTGACGCCCCACCCAAAAGAATTTGAACGCCTATTAGGCAAACCCTGGAAAGATGATTACGAAAAATTGCGACTGCTCCAGGAATTCAGTACTCGCTACCGGATAGTGGTGGTACTGAAAGGAAAGCATACGGTCGTAGCCTCGCCCGATGGCGAATTTCATTTTAATTCCACGGGTAATGCCGGAATGGCAACGGGCGGTACGGGCGATGTCCTGACGGGAGTACTGACCGCCTTACTAGCTCAAAAACTAGAACCGAAAGAAGCGGCTATTCTGGGGGTCTATCGGCACGGGGAGGCGGGTGATCGAGCTGCTGCTCGTCGGGGAATGGTCGCTCTTACCGCCGGAGATGTAGTGGATGGCTTACGATGGTAA
- a CDS encoding DUF4136 domain-containing protein: MKTFIYLVACTLLISACTTSKVRVDTTLDEQVSLAYNRTYSILKSSDLKNLGEYEQRIILQEIEKQMNARGYKAMEEGGDLSVLFSVYTDQLKLKQSNPAYANQKLKKGTLLIHLVDETLNRSVWMGYASGLFEKESTLSERELRTATRRIMDQYPALAYGYAPVKMIVKQ; encoded by the coding sequence ATGAAAACATTTATCTATTTGGTTGCTTGCACGCTGCTGATCTCCGCCTGTACTACTAGTAAAGTACGAGTCGATACTACTTTGGACGAACAAGTTTCATTAGCCTATAATCGCACCTATTCTATCCTAAAAAGTTCTGATTTAAAGAATCTTGGGGAATATGAACAGAGAATTATTCTACAGGAAATTGAAAAGCAGATGAATGCCCGTGGTTATAAAGCCATGGAAGAAGGAGGGGATTTATCCGTACTGTTTTCCGTGTATACGGACCAGTTAAAACTGAAACAAAGCAATCCTGCTTACGCGAATCAAAAACTGAAGAAAGGTACGCTGCTGATTCATCTGGTGGATGAAACGCTCAACCGCTCCGTATGGATGGGATATGCTTCAGGCCTTTTTGAAAAAGAAAGCACGTTATCCGAACGCGAATTACGCACGGCTACCCGACGTATCATGGATCAGTATCCAGCTTTGGCCTACGGCTACGCTCCGGTGAAAATGATAGTGAAGCAGTAA